The Deinococcota bacterium genome window below encodes:
- a CDS encoding FAD-binding oxidoreductase: VYAGRLADRLYVGGNHRPAECADPGAPAQLQRAATWFLPGLAAAAPLSVWTGVRAKREGNLPVTSALAPGLWFMGCFAGRGFLSAAHVARALAEGLTGG; the protein is encoded by the coding sequence GTCTACGCCGGCCGGCTGGCGGACCGCCTCTACGTCGGCGGCAACCACCGCCCGGCGGAGTGCGCCGACCCCGGCGCTCCCGCCCAGCTCCAAAGGGCGGCGACCTGGTTCCTGCCGGGCCTGGCGGCGGCCGCGCCGCTGTCGGTGTGGACGGGCGTCCGCGCCAAGCGGGAGGGCAACCTCCCCGTCACCTCGGCTCTGGCGCCCGGCCTCTGGTTCATGGGCTGCTTTGCCGGTCGTGGCTTTCTGAGCGCCGCGCACGTCGCCAGGGCCTTGGCGGAAGGGCTCACCGGAGGCTGA